Proteins encoded by one window of Halosolutus gelatinilyticus:
- a CDS encoding CNNM domain-containing protein, with protein sequence MTPIEISARLLAGGALILINAYFVAIEFGLTRARQYPESEFDTPGLQRAWEMTDDLEVYLTTCQIWISGTSIALGIVAEPGLAALFEPVFRGSSLATIGAGSLLAFFLINMVHLTHGEQTPTYLGVERSKQVCRYGSRPLYWFAWLISPLIRFGDGVAKATLRLFGIEMTGAWLEAEADVIESRADLRHRLGEVLEKGAVSEDRRDEVLNALEIGERPVREVMVPPEDVIALSTEVPAEENLRRMEAQPQTRYPLVGEGLSDFRGIVYVPSLLERRGFLDDEDDGRIDFEAAAVPPMTLSPDTDVSDAIDQFQAEHQELALVIEDGAVVGLVTITDLLESIVGDVEDPIDLEQ encoded by the coding sequence ATGACGCCGATCGAGATTAGCGCCCGCCTGCTCGCCGGCGGCGCGCTGATTCTGATCAACGCCTACTTCGTGGCGATCGAGTTCGGGCTGACCCGCGCCCGCCAGTACCCCGAGTCCGAGTTCGACACGCCCGGCCTCCAGCGCGCCTGGGAGATGACCGACGACCTCGAAGTGTACCTGACGACGTGCCAGATCTGGATCTCGGGGACGAGCATCGCGCTCGGGATCGTCGCGGAGCCGGGACTGGCGGCGCTCTTCGAACCGGTGTTCCGGGGATCCTCGCTCGCGACGATCGGTGCCGGGTCGTTGCTCGCGTTCTTCCTCATCAACATGGTCCACCTTACCCACGGCGAGCAGACGCCGACGTACCTCGGCGTCGAGCGCTCGAAGCAGGTTTGCCGGTACGGCTCGCGGCCGCTGTACTGGTTCGCGTGGTTGATCTCTCCCCTGATCCGCTTCGGCGACGGAGTAGCGAAGGCGACCCTGCGCCTGTTCGGGATCGAGATGACCGGCGCCTGGCTCGAAGCCGAAGCGGACGTCATCGAATCGCGGGCCGATCTTCGTCACCGGCTGGGGGAGGTCCTCGAGAAGGGAGCGGTGTCCGAAGACCGGCGTGATGAGGTGCTGAACGCTCTCGAAATCGGGGAGCGACCGGTGCGCGAGGTGATGGTCCCGCCCGAGGACGTCATCGCCCTCTCGACCGAGGTGCCGGCCGAGGAGAACCTCCGGCGGATGGAAGCGCAACCCCAGACTCGATATCCGCTGGTCGGCGAGGGCCTCTCGGACTTTCGGGGAATCGTGTACGTCCCATCGCTACTCGAGCGCCGCGGGTTCCTCGACGACGAGGACGACGGCCGTATCGACTTCGAAGCGGCGGCGGTCCCGCCGATGACGCTCTCGCCCGATACCGACGTGAGCGACGCGATCGACCAGTTCCAGGCCGAACACCAGGAACTCGCGCTGGTAATCGAGGACGGCGCAGTCGTCGGACTGGTGACCATCACCGATCTGTTGGAGTCGATCGTGGGTGACGTCGAAGATCCGATCGACCTG
- a CDS encoding universal stress protein, with protein sequence MDDPILVPIDGSDPATAAFDHAIDVAAETDVVLHLLYVANTNEPSLVRLGEQVVDVLEEEGEEIVDEARSRAEDRGVAVVDHVIQGDPRDVIVEYAHTSDVGLVIMGAHGRHGIGEYVLGSTTEHVVTESEMPVLTVRAGEDVRRSYPYGAVLVPTDGSDHAQIALNLGAEVAARTGATLHLLFVYDELPETIDPRSARIPADVEENVKELFAEASETAVQAGVSDVVTAIESGSVPHEIASYADSNAIDLVAMGTHGWSGIDRVLLGSFADRVIRTAPVPVLTCTERTDESNSR encoded by the coding sequence ATGGACGATCCGATCCTCGTACCGATCGACGGTAGCGATCCTGCGACGGCGGCCTTCGACCACGCGATCGATGTTGCCGCCGAGACGGACGTCGTACTGCACCTCCTCTACGTCGCGAATACGAACGAACCCAGCCTCGTCCGCCTCGGCGAGCAGGTCGTCGACGTACTCGAAGAAGAGGGCGAAGAGATCGTCGACGAGGCGCGATCGCGCGCCGAAGACCGTGGCGTCGCCGTCGTCGATCACGTCATCCAGGGAGACCCCCGCGACGTGATCGTCGAGTACGCCCACACCAGTGACGTCGGACTCGTCATAATGGGCGCGCATGGTCGGCACGGAATCGGCGAGTACGTACTGGGGAGCACCACAGAGCATGTCGTTACTGAGAGCGAAATGCCAGTCCTGACGGTTCGCGCGGGGGAGGATGTGCGACGGTCGTATCCGTACGGTGCCGTGCTCGTTCCAACAGACGGCAGCGATCACGCACAGATCGCACTCAACCTCGGCGCCGAGGTCGCGGCCCGGACCGGTGCGACGCTCCACCTCCTGTTCGTCTACGACGAACTCCCCGAGACGATCGATCCGCGATCAGCCCGAATCCCCGCGGACGTTGAGGAGAACGTCAAGGAGCTGTTCGCAGAGGCCTCCGAAACCGCGGTCCAGGCGGGCGTTTCCGACGTCGTCACTGCGATCGAATCCGGTTCGGTGCCCCACGAGATCGCCTCGTACGCCGACTCGAACGCGATCGACCTCGTCGCGATGGGAACCCACGGCTGGTCCGGTATCGATCGAGTCCTGCTCGGGAGTTTCGCCGATCGTGTCATCCGCACCGCGCCCGTCCCGGTGCTAACCTGTACGGAGCGGACGGACGAGTCTAATTCGAGGTGA
- a CDS encoding cytochrome ubiquinol oxidase subunit I has protein sequence MPTTAFLSADPGWMAFLSPEIASRAQFGWTITVHIIFAALSVGLAPFIIYFTWKGVSTDDERFSKLRSFWTNVFAVGFVMGTVTGIPMSFQFGTNFPRFSAVAGELIGGPLAFEAKMAFFLEAIFLGVLLFGRERVSDRTYVLSSVLVGVGAWLSGFWILVVNAWMQTPRGYEMVTRNGMEIATLTDPVAAFFTPRLPWMYVHMINASVISVALLVGGVSAYLVWKKPSSKAWTTALKIAVLILLVSAPLQAIHGDAYGRHVADTQPQKFAAMEAHYETGRADLHLVAVPTRPSALTDPRAENLFTVSLPGMGSFLASGGDPNAEVLGLNEYEENPPVALVFWSFRIMVGLGFLFIGLALWGGSLIYRGTLAENSRFLKAMMVASPLGYAALLTGWYVTEIGRQPWVIQGVLRTNDAISRSLTSFQATATLIGFVLIYVGLIAVALLVLRWMVLDELRELSVIETSRDTDRDPVPQVGDDD, from the coding sequence ATGCCCACCACAGCCTTCCTTTCTGCTGATCCGGGTTGGATGGCGTTTCTCTCCCCGGAGATTGCGAGTCGGGCACAGTTTGGCTGGACAATTACTGTTCACATCATCTTCGCAGCGCTATCTGTCGGGCTCGCTCCATTTATCATATACTTCACCTGGAAGGGAGTCTCGACCGACGACGAGCGATTCAGCAAGCTACGGTCGTTCTGGACGAACGTCTTCGCTGTCGGGTTCGTCATGGGGACAGTCACAGGAATTCCGATGAGCTTCCAGTTCGGAACGAATTTCCCGCGGTTTTCGGCAGTCGCCGGGGAACTGATCGGTGGGCCGCTGGCCTTCGAAGCAAAGATGGCGTTTTTCCTCGAGGCCATCTTCCTCGGCGTGTTGCTGTTCGGACGCGAACGAGTAAGTGATCGGACGTACGTCCTTTCGTCGGTACTGGTCGGCGTCGGCGCGTGGCTGTCGGGATTCTGGATCCTAGTCGTTAATGCCTGGATGCAGACCCCACGGGGATATGAGATGGTCACACGGAACGGGATGGAAATCGCCACGCTTACCGACCCGGTTGCTGCGTTCTTCACTCCACGACTACCGTGGATGTACGTCCACATGATTAACGCGTCAGTGATATCCGTCGCGCTGCTGGTTGGAGGCGTTTCGGCGTATCTCGTGTGGAAGAAGCCGAGCTCGAAAGCGTGGACTACCGCGTTAAAGATCGCTGTACTCATCTTGCTCGTGTCGGCCCCGCTTCAGGCGATCCACGGTGACGCATACGGCCGCCACGTCGCGGACACTCAGCCACAGAAGTTCGCGGCTATGGAGGCCCACTACGAGACGGGGCGGGCCGATCTCCACCTAGTTGCCGTGCCCACACGTCCCAGTGCGCTAACCGACCCACGCGCGGAGAACCTTTTCACGGTGAGCCTCCCGGGTATGGGATCGTTCCTCGCCAGCGGGGGTGATCCCAACGCAGAGGTGCTCGGCTTGAACGAATACGAAGAGAACCCGCCAGTTGCACTCGTTTTCTGGTCATTTCGGATTATGGTTGGGCTCGGCTTCCTGTTCATCGGGCTCGCGCTGTGGGGTGGTTCTCTCATCTACAGGGGGACGCTCGCCGAGAACAGCCGGTTCTTGAAAGCGATGATGGTTGCGTCGCCGTTGGGCTACGCCGCGCTGCTCACCGGCTGGTACGTCACCGAGATTGGCCGTCAACCGTGGGTAATCCAAGGTGTACTGCGGACCAATGACGCGATCTCGCGGTCGCTGACGTCTTTCCAAGCGACGGCGACGCTAATCGGTTTCGTCCTCATCTACGTCGGATTGATCGCCGTGGCGTTACTCGTCTTGCGGTGGATGGTCTTAGATGAACTTCGGGAACTCAGCGTGATCGAGACGTCGCGTGACACCGATCGCGATCCCGTTCCACAGGTGGGTGACGATGACTGA
- a CDS encoding cytochrome d ubiquinol oxidase subunit II, translated as MTDLLPVDGYLVEQLPDVWFGVVMFALAMYIVLDGFDFGIGMLYATREDEADRETLLAAFGPIWDANEVWLIAFGTMLLAAFPRAYSRLLADNYLLVLGFVLALLFRGVAPELREQREDEEWQWTCDVSFVVGSTLAPLLFGVLAGRWVFDAATLSIPALLTGVGLVTVSIATGAAFLAAKTDPALAAEMRDYGIVATLAYLGGLVALLVTVVMTDAGRVAETVLSAPAATIAGLSIAAGVGGIVLARRGRYRQWLASALALPGLLSVLVALLLYPNIYPPTGLTVREAVVSPLALNLVTVLGLPVLLLVVWYFKFLYTVFSGPVTGDSYSG; from the coding sequence ATGACTGATCTGCTCCCTGTCGACGGCTATCTCGTCGAACAGCTGCCGGATGTGTGGTTCGGCGTCGTCATGTTCGCGCTTGCGATGTACATCGTCCTGGACGGGTTTGATTTCGGCATTGGCATGCTCTATGCGACCCGCGAGGACGAAGCAGATCGGGAGACGCTACTAGCAGCGTTCGGGCCGATCTGGGACGCCAACGAGGTGTGGCTGATCGCGTTCGGGACGATGCTGCTGGCGGCGTTCCCGCGAGCGTACTCGAGGTTACTGGCCGATAACTACCTGCTGGTACTCGGGTTCGTTCTCGCGTTGCTGTTCCGAGGCGTCGCACCGGAACTGCGCGAACAGCGCGAAGACGAGGAGTGGCAATGGACGTGCGATGTTTCGTTCGTGGTTGGCAGCACGCTCGCCCCGCTGTTGTTCGGTGTACTCGCCGGACGATGGGTTTTCGATGCGGCAACACTGTCGATTCCGGCGCTTTTGACGGGTGTAGGACTCGTTACGGTGTCAATCGCTACCGGTGCGGCGTTCTTAGCGGCTAAGACTGATCCCGCTCTCGCCGCCGAGATGCGCGATTACGGGATCGTCGCAACGCTGGCGTATCTCGGTGGCCTGGTCGCTCTGCTCGTGACCGTCGTCATGACTGACGCTGGCAGGGTCGCGGAGACGGTTCTCTCGGCGCCGGCGGCCACGATCGCCGGCCTCTCGATCGCTGCAGGAGTGGGCGGGATCGTGTTGGCTCGTCGCGGGCGGTACCGACAGTGGCTCGCGAGTGCGCTGGCGCTCCCCGGATTATTGAGCGTCCTCGTCGCGCTGTTATTGTATCCGAATATTTACCCGCCGACCGGACTGACCGTCCGCGAGGCGGTCGTCTCGCCGCTCGCACTCAACCTCGTCACCGTACTGGGACTCCCAGTTCTCCTCCTCGTCGTCTGGTACTTCAAGTTCCTGTACACCGTCTTCAGCGGCCCAGTGACCGGTGACTCCTATAGCGGTTGA
- a CDS encoding FkbM family methyltransferase, whose protein sequence is MDQDEERSIEEPIQTTICSVDVQFHAASAREHRFLPDDTGAHAELFEDMFSEIHEDDVFFDIGAHIGINSCVIGRKYPEIDIVCFEPRPQTRGSLETNLELNGIDAIVMDCAISNSDGTIAFDIQHDTPGEMGEVRHSKRGTETPVRTLDGVVSDDGIPSPTVVMSDIVGEEINLLRGGSTTFSSPTTRLAYIVTHDQPLERLGSSKQDVEKHLKKNGFDELKYTRDNLLKAKKSG, encoded by the coding sequence ATGGACCAAGATGAAGAGCGTTCGATCGAAGAACCCATCCAAACGACGATTTGCAGTGTCGACGTGCAGTTCCATGCGGCATCAGCGAGAGAACATCGATTCCTTCCCGACGATACCGGAGCACATGCTGAGCTGTTCGAGGATATGTTTTCTGAAATACACGAGGACGACGTCTTCTTCGATATTGGTGCTCATATTGGCATCAATAGCTGTGTAATTGGTCGAAAGTACCCCGAGATCGACATCGTTTGTTTCGAGCCCCGTCCTCAGACGCGTGGGAGCCTAGAGACGAACCTCGAGTTGAATGGCATCGACGCCATCGTTATGGATTGTGCCATCTCAAATTCGGATGGGACGATAGCGTTTGACATTCAACACGACACGCCTGGTGAGATGGGCGAAGTTCGCCATTCGAAGCGGGGGACGGAAACGCCAGTTCGAACGCTCGATGGGGTCGTCTCGGATGATGGTATCCCATCACCGACGGTGGTTATGTCGGACATCGTGGGGGAGGAAATAAATCTGCTCCGTGGCGGTTCGACGACCTTCTCGTCGCCAACGACACGGCTGGCATACATCGTAACCCACGACCAGCCATTAGAACGTCTTGGAAGTAGTAAGCAGGATGTTGAGAAACATCTAAAAAAGAATGGGTTTGATGAGTTGAAATATACCCGAGATAATCTCCTCAAGGCCAAGAAGTCAGGGTAG
- a CDS encoding alpha/beta fold hydrolase yields the protein MGSNSQITNSVTSKDGTTIGYRQLGQGPGIVLVHGAMQSSQNLIKLGRILSDPFTVYIPDRRGRGLSDPHASSHNIQKECEDLDALLNKTNTHNVFGLSAGAAISLQAALMLPEIHKVAVYEPPLFTEESDPIDWGTRYEKELAQGDLAEAFVTIGKGTGVFPRIFRILPRFLLVPLMNRALKNENEDENDVSLTDLIPTVQYDLQMVRSAHLTPSDFEELSTEILLLGGDKSPERLRKCLDELEAVLPEATRIEFTGLDHLGPDNDGKPKQVAQELHQFFS from the coding sequence ATGGGCTCAAATTCACAGATAACTAACTCCGTCACTTCAAAAGATGGAACTACTATTGGCTATCGGCAACTCGGTCAGGGGCCGGGCATAGTCCTTGTTCACGGAGCTATGCAATCCTCGCAGAATCTCATCAAACTAGGAAGGATATTATCTGATCCATTTACAGTCTATATCCCTGACCGTCGAGGACGTGGTTTAAGCGATCCACACGCTAGCAGTCACAATATCCAGAAAGAATGTGAGGATCTGGATGCGCTCTTAAACAAAACCAACACTCACAATGTATTTGGGCTAAGTGCAGGTGCAGCTATATCACTACAAGCAGCACTAATGCTGCCAGAAATACATAAAGTCGCCGTGTATGAACCTCCACTGTTTACAGAGGAATCAGATCCAATAGATTGGGGAACACGTTATGAAAAAGAACTTGCTCAGGGTGATTTGGCTGAAGCATTTGTTACGATCGGGAAGGGTACCGGTGTATTTCCGCGCATATTTCGCATCTTACCCCGATTTCTGCTAGTACCACTTATGAATCGCGCCTTAAAAAATGAAAATGAGGATGAAAATGATGTGTCTCTCACGGATCTCATTCCGACGGTTCAATATGATCTCCAGATGGTTAGGAGTGCTCACCTAACACCGAGTGATTTCGAGGAGCTATCGACTGAAATCCTATTATTGGGTGGTGATAAGAGCCCTGAGCGCTTGCGGAAGTGTCTTGATGAATTGGAGGCTGTCTTGCCAGAGGCAACTAGAATCGAATTCACTGGTCTCGACCATTTGGGCCCTGACAATGATGGAAAACCGAAACAAGTTGCTCAAGAGTTGCATCAATTCTTCTCATAA
- a CDS encoding helix-turn-helix domain-containing protein: MVSPGEKSYEEGSIADFAHQAISRIQTHADSDDPQKNLIGLNALLFVFVTGFIIASWLSNAETVFSLTFFVILVVSLVFAAILTLGYLPLMDTVNSFGSESLNGLRLAILLEFFAFTSVYQINITDPAGQLTDRQKEVVRAAITEGYYDIPRRATQSDLAAELGLSQGTIGDHLRRIEAKIIKSVIV, translated from the coding sequence ATGGTATCACCGGGGGAGAAATCTTACGAGGAAGGAAGCATCGCTGACTTCGCTCACCAAGCAATTTCAAGAATTCAGACGCATGCCGACAGTGATGACCCGCAGAAGAACCTGATCGGTCTTAACGCTCTGCTGTTCGTTTTTGTCACCGGGTTCATCATAGCGAGTTGGCTCTCGAATGCAGAGACAGTCTTCAGCCTCACGTTTTTCGTCATTCTCGTAGTTAGCTTGGTGTTCGCGGCTATTCTGACACTCGGGTATCTACCTCTAATGGACACAGTGAACAGCTTCGGCTCTGAGTCTCTAAACGGACTCAGGCTAGCAATATTACTCGAGTTCTTCGCGTTCACTAGCGTATATCAGATAAACATAACTGATCCAGCGGGGCAATTAACTGACCGTCAAAAGGAGGTCGTCCGGGCAGCGATCACGGAGGGATACTACGACATCCCTCGTCGTGCAACGCAGAGTGATTTGGCGGCTGAACTCGGGCTGTCACAAGGGACGATCGGCGATCATCTTCGGCGAATAGAGGCAAAGATCATCAAGTCTGTAATTGTATAA
- a CDS encoding SDR family oxidoreductase has protein sequence MLLEDKVAVIYGAGGQIGGAVAQAFAREGATVFLAGRTHSALEEVAGEIRADGGDAETTVVDALDEEAVDDFADEVVEEAGRLDVSFNVISYEDVQEPLTEISVEDFLQPITAATRTQFLTARAAARHMVERGSGVILHFGGDGPQTLPGLGGFKVALDAVEGLRRQWSVELGGIASRVMG, from the coding sequence GTGTTACTTGAAGACAAGGTGGCCGTGATCTATGGCGCGGGCGGTCAGATCGGCGGTGCAGTGGCCCAGGCCTTCGCTCGAGAGGGGGCGACGGTCTTCCTCGCTGGTCGAACGCACTCGGCGCTCGAGGAGGTCGCCGGGGAGATTCGCGCAGACGGTGGTGACGCCGAGACAACGGTTGTCGACGCCCTCGACGAGGAAGCGGTCGACGACTTCGCCGACGAAGTCGTCGAGGAAGCCGGGCGTCTCGACGTTTCGTTCAACGTCATCTCGTATGAGGACGTCCAGGAGCCGCTGACCGAGATATCGGTCGAGGACTTCCTCCAGCCGATCACGGCCGCGACGCGGACACAGTTCCTGACCGCCCGGGCGGCCGCCCGGCACATGGTCGAGCGCGGATCCGGAGTGATCCTCCACTTCGGCGGAGACGGCCCACAGACGCTCCCCGGATTGGGCGGCTTCAAGGTCGCCCTCGACGCCGTCGAGGGGCTTCGCCGACAGTGGTCGGTGGAGCTGGGTGGGATCGCGAGCAGGGTGATGGGGTGA